In Candidatus Baltobacteraceae bacterium, a genomic segment contains:
- the recN gene encoding DNA repair protein RecN, translating to MLSRLEIENYGLIARATVEFSPGATIFTGETGSGKTMILGALGFALGERASADVVRRGTARATVTLAFEPDETLRSRLAADGYEVDPGEEATIVREMNEAGKSGVRVNGRPATASYVRELGEQLAEIVGQHQAQRLLSPPYQLELLDRFAGMRALEARDAVEASRARAAACAKELDALQGDELRARARYEDAQYALGEIEGAAPEIGEDDRLTERRRYLDNVERIAAALRSAHESTGGEDASATALLGTASVALDSIAEISPELRAMADAAAALQSESTDLATRIARELEATEFDAGELEAINARLDLLDRLKRKYGGSIEAMLATRERSRAIVESFESRDERAALLRAALRDAETALAKQEAALRAIREEAAGRLKNALAQEFGALALGSARFDVAFEPIEFTFAANKGEALRPLGRVASGGEIARVLLALVVVLAGARDRTALIFDEIDTGIGGATATAVGARIGRLAREGQVVCVTHLAQLATWSDRHYVLDKVEKARVTTITVREIAGEDARAAELARMLSGETHDVALEHARTLLRAR from the coding sequence ATGCTCAGCCGCCTCGAGATCGAGAACTACGGTTTGATCGCCCGTGCGACGGTCGAGTTCAGTCCGGGCGCGACGATCTTCACCGGCGAGACCGGCTCCGGAAAGACGATGATTCTCGGTGCGCTCGGCTTCGCATTGGGCGAGCGCGCCAGCGCCGACGTCGTCCGGCGCGGGACGGCGCGGGCGACGGTCACCCTTGCGTTCGAGCCGGACGAGACGCTGCGGTCGCGTCTGGCGGCCGACGGTTACGAAGTGGATCCGGGCGAAGAAGCGACGATCGTACGAGAGATGAACGAAGCGGGCAAGTCCGGCGTGCGCGTCAACGGACGCCCCGCGACGGCGAGTTACGTGCGCGAACTCGGCGAGCAGCTCGCCGAAATCGTCGGGCAGCACCAGGCGCAGCGCTTGCTCTCACCGCCGTATCAACTCGAATTGCTCGACCGGTTCGCCGGGATGCGCGCGCTCGAAGCGCGCGACGCGGTGGAGGCATCCCGCGCGCGCGCCGCGGCCTGCGCGAAAGAGCTCGACGCCTTGCAGGGCGACGAACTCCGCGCCCGAGCGCGTTACGAGGACGCGCAGTATGCGCTCGGCGAGATCGAGGGCGCAGCGCCTGAAATCGGCGAGGACGATCGCCTCACCGAGCGCCGGCGCTATCTCGATAACGTCGAGCGGATCGCCGCCGCATTGCGCAGTGCGCATGAATCGACCGGCGGCGAGGACGCGAGCGCAACCGCGCTACTCGGCACGGCTAGCGTCGCTCTCGATTCGATCGCCGAGATCTCGCCCGAGCTGCGTGCGATGGCCGACGCCGCCGCGGCGCTCCAGAGCGAGAGCACGGACCTCGCGACACGGATTGCGCGAGAGCTCGAGGCGACCGAATTCGATGCCGGCGAGCTCGAAGCCATCAACGCTCGACTGGATCTATTGGATCGGCTCAAGCGAAAGTACGGCGGTTCGATCGAAGCGATGCTCGCGACGCGCGAACGGTCGCGCGCGATCGTCGAATCCTTCGAATCGCGCGACGAGCGCGCCGCGCTTTTGCGCGCCGCGCTGCGCGACGCCGAAACGGCGCTCGCGAAGCAGGAAGCGGCCTTGCGGGCGATTCGCGAGGAAGCCGCCGGCCGCCTCAAAAACGCGCTCGCCCAAGAGTTCGGCGCGCTGGCGCTGGGCTCGGCTCGTTTCGACGTTGCGTTCGAACCGATCGAATTCACGTTCGCGGCGAACAAGGGTGAAGCGCTGCGTCCACTCGGCCGCGTCGCCTCGGGCGGCGAGATTGCGCGCGTCCTGCTCGCGCTGGTGGTCGTGCTCGCCGGCGCGCGCGATCGCACGGCGCTGATTTTCGACGAGATCGACACCGGGATCGGCGGCGCGACCGCGACCGCGGTCGGCGCGCGCATCGGCCGCCTCGCGCGCGAGGGCCAGGTGGTGTGCGTGACCCACCTCGCGCAGCTGGCGACCTGGTCGGATCGTCATTACGTGCTGGACAAGGTGGAGAAGGCGCGCGTGACGACGATCACCGTGCGCGAGATCGCGGGCGAAGACGCGCGCGCAGCCGAGCTGGCGCGGATGCTCTCGGGCGAGACGCACGACGTAGCGCTCGAGCATGCTCGCACGCTGCTGCGCGCCCGATGA
- a CDS encoding TlyA family RNA methyltransferase produces MRLDEAVAERAGVTRSQARSLIMEGRVRVGGEPATKAGQRVREGAQITVDAPRRFVSRGGEKLAAALDAFSIDVTGARALDVGASTGGFTDVLLQRGAAFVAAVDVGYGQLDWKLRNDSRVRVIERTNFRYLADDAFEHPFDIVTIDVSFISLRTILLRAAAFLVPGGRIVALVKPQFEAGRARIGGGGVVRDPAVHRAILREVRDSAAALGLPVAALIASPLLGPAGNREFLIELRSGAQPIEDERIDRVVGEGA; encoded by the coding sequence TTGCGTCTGGATGAAGCGGTCGCGGAGCGCGCCGGCGTAACCCGATCGCAAGCCCGCAGCCTCATCATGGAGGGGCGCGTTCGCGTCGGGGGCGAGCCCGCAACCAAGGCCGGCCAACGTGTGCGTGAGGGCGCGCAGATCACGGTCGACGCGCCGCGACGCTTCGTCAGCCGCGGCGGCGAAAAACTCGCGGCCGCGCTCGATGCGTTCTCGATCGACGTCACCGGCGCTCGCGCCCTCGACGTCGGCGCGTCGACGGGCGGGTTCACCGACGTGCTGCTGCAGCGCGGCGCCGCATTCGTCGCGGCCGTCGACGTCGGTTACGGCCAACTCGATTGGAAGCTGCGCAACGATTCGCGGGTGCGCGTGATCGAGCGTACGAACTTTCGCTACCTGGCCGACGATGCGTTCGAACATCCTTTCGACATCGTCACCATCGACGTCTCGTTCATTTCGCTGCGCACGATCTTGTTGCGCGCAGCGGCCTTTCTCGTACCGGGTGGACGTATCGTCGCGCTGGTGAAGCCGCAATTCGAGGCGGGCCGAGCGCGGATCGGCGGCGGCGGCGTCGTGCGCGACCCGGCGGTTCATCGCGCTATTTTGCGAGAGGTACGCGACTCGGCGGCGGCTCTCGGCCTGCCCGTGGCGGCTCTGATCGCCTCGCCGCTGCTCGGACCGGCCGGCAATCGTGAGTTTCTGATCGAACTGCGCAGCGGCGCGCAGCCGATCGAGGACGAGCGGATCGACCGCGTCGTCGGCGAAGGGGCGTGA
- the nusB gene encoding transcription antitermination factor NusB, whose protein sequence is MPSRRQGREAALQTLYAVAVGHRDPGDALGETVGEGVETDYRAFVKDLVLGTLDHAAEADALLAPLLEGWTIERLPTIDRLLLEMGTFELCHRPLTPRAVVINEAVELAKKFSTEDSNRFVNGVLNAIAKETT, encoded by the coding sequence ATGCCCAGTCGGCGGCAAGGGCGTGAGGCGGCCCTACAAACGCTCTATGCGGTCGCGGTGGGACACCGCGATCCCGGTGACGCGCTCGGCGAGACGGTCGGCGAAGGGGTCGAAACCGACTATCGCGCGTTCGTAAAGGATCTCGTGCTCGGCACACTCGATCATGCCGCCGAGGCCGACGCCTTGTTGGCGCCGCTTTTGGAGGGATGGACGATCGAACGTTTGCCCACGATCGACCGTTTGCTCTTGGAGATGGGGACGTTCGAATTATGCCATCGTCCGCTCACACCGCGGGCGGTGGTCATCAATGAAGCGGTGGAGCTCGCGAAGAAGTTTTCGACCGAGGATTCCAACCGGTTTGTCAACGGCGTATTGAATGCTATCGCGAAAGAAACGACGTAA
- a CDS encoding NAD(+)/NADH kinase, giving the protein MQKVAIERKIIALQVDAARERARRLANEIASSFRAHEYEIVDASAKAEDAALFITVGGDGTLLRAARVATKIGVPLLGINTGRLGFLTELDEGDPRIPHLPSLIEEGLIIEERVALEAQYGERHYFALNDVVVRKGGVSRIVPFGLSLDNEHIADIPADGICISTPTGSTAYFLSAGGSIISPRVDAFGIVPLLPHTLFSRPLIVPANSEIGVGCDSEVARAHLECDGDVLAEIGPNTVVQVRRFPKCVRFARLSPLRFFERLEEKMRWGVSIRAVTR; this is encoded by the coding sequence ATGCAAAAGGTTGCCATCGAACGCAAGATCATCGCGCTTCAGGTCGATGCCGCGCGCGAGCGAGCGCGCCGGCTCGCAAACGAGATCGCGAGCAGTTTTCGTGCGCACGAGTACGAGATTGTCGATGCATCGGCCAAGGCTGAGGACGCGGCGCTCTTCATCACCGTTGGCGGCGACGGCACCTTATTGCGCGCGGCGCGCGTGGCAACCAAGATCGGCGTGCCGCTTCTGGGCATCAATACCGGCCGGTTGGGATTCCTGACCGAACTCGACGAGGGCGATCCGCGCATTCCGCATCTTCCTTCGCTTATCGAAGAAGGGCTGATCATCGAAGAGCGCGTTGCGCTCGAAGCCCAGTACGGAGAGCGTCATTATTTTGCGCTCAACGACGTTGTCGTGCGAAAAGGGGGCGTTTCGCGGATCGTTCCCTTCGGCTTGAGCCTCGACAACGAACACATCGCCGACATCCCGGCCGACGGGATCTGTATCTCGACGCCGACGGGTTCGACCGCCTATTTTCTTTCCGCCGGCGGATCGATCATCTCGCCGCGCGTCGACGCCTTCGGTATCGTACCGCTGCTGCCGCATACGCTCTTTTCCCGCCCGCTGATCGTCCCCGCGAATTCGGAGATCGGCGTGGGATGCGATTCCGAAGTCGCGCGCGCGCATTTGGAGTGCGACGGCGACGTTCTCGCCGAGATCGGCCCGAACACGGTCGTGCAGGTGCGGCGCTTCCCGAAATGCGTGCGTTTCGCACGGCTCTCGCCGCTGCGGTTCTTCGAGCGGCTCGAAGAAAAGATGCGCTGGGGTGTTTCCATCCGGGCGGTAACGCGGTAA
- a CDS encoding ATP-dependent DNA ligase codes for MTLPIRPPYDPMELLQVERIPDGPQWQYEPKWDGFRCVAFRDGGEIYLQSKAGEPLARYFPEVVGHLRALGARRFVLDGELMVQLGETLSFDALLQRIHPAESRVKRLALETPARYVVFDMLVDEGAHDLTGQPLVTRRQSLEQFAKRYLHGGEIALSPAVSNREQVEDWFARVGNALDGVVAKRRDHAYASGTRGGGVKIKHLRTADCVVGGYRLNKERNGVSSLLLGLFDRTGKLNHVGFTSGLRSDERVALLQRLHPLEKPPGFTGAAPGGPSRWRQSDEPWFPLDPKLVVEVRYDHVTGERFRHGTKLMRWRPDKAPRQCTMDQLQVAEAAAPLELLGFTASS; via the coding sequence GTGACGCTGCCGATCCGTCCGCCGTACGACCCGATGGAGTTGTTGCAGGTCGAACGGATACCGGACGGACCGCAGTGGCAATATGAACCGAAGTGGGATGGATTTCGCTGCGTCGCGTTTCGCGACGGCGGCGAAATCTATTTGCAATCGAAGGCCGGCGAACCGCTGGCGCGCTACTTTCCCGAGGTCGTCGGTCATCTGCGCGCGCTCGGTGCGCGCCGCTTCGTGCTCGACGGCGAATTGATGGTGCAACTTGGCGAGACGCTTTCCTTCGATGCATTGCTGCAGCGGATTCATCCGGCGGAGAGCCGGGTCAAACGCCTCGCGCTGGAAACGCCGGCGCGCTACGTCGTTTTCGATATGCTGGTCGATGAGGGCGCGCACGATCTGACCGGGCAACCGTTGGTGACGCGCCGGCAATCGCTCGAACAGTTCGCGAAACGGTATTTGCACGGGGGCGAGATCGCGCTCTCGCCGGCCGTCAGCAACCGCGAGCAGGTGGAAGACTGGTTCGCGCGCGTCGGCAACGCGCTCGACGGCGTGGTTGCAAAGCGCCGCGATCACGCCTATGCGTCGGGAACGCGCGGCGGCGGTGTCAAGATCAAGCATCTGCGCACGGCGGATTGCGTGGTCGGCGGCTATCGTCTGAATAAGGAGCGCAACGGCGTCAGTTCGCTGCTGCTGGGACTCTTCGATCGTACCGGCAAGTTGAACCACGTCGGCTTCACGTCCGGTCTGCGCTCCGACGAACGGGTTGCGTTGCTGCAACGGCTGCATCCGCTCGAGAAGCCGCCGGGTTTTACCGGCGCGGCGCCGGGCGGCCCCAGCCGCTGGCGGCAAAGCGACGAACCGTGGTTCCCGCTCGATCCAAAATTGGTCGTCGAGGTTCGCTACGATCACGTCACCGGCGAGCGGTTCAGGCACGGCACGAAGCTGATGCGCTGGCGTCCCGACAAGGCGCCGCGCCAGTGCACGATGGACCAACTCCAGGTCGCCGAGGCGGCCGCGCCTTTGGAACTGCTCGGCTTCACGGCTTCTTCCTAA
- the accC gene encoding acetyl-CoA carboxylase biotin carboxylase subunit: MFNKVLIANRGEIALRINRACQELGVRTVAIFSEADRESLHVRQADEAFCVGPGPVQRSYLNIPNIISTALITGCDAIHPGYGFLAENARFAQICADHGLTFIGPKPDVVAAMGDKATAKRVMREAGIATTPGTDILETLDDALSAAQEIGYPVLLKATAGGGGKGMRAVESAGEMERALASATAEAEASFKDGRVYLEKLILDPRHIEVQVLGDEFGSVVHLGERDCSVQKPSHQKLIEESPTPHLSDAARSSLLEMAVRACKHVQYSNAGTLEFLVSGDDVYFMEMNTRIQVEHPVTEMVYSVDLVKEQIRIAAGEPLGYAQHDLALRGHAIECRINAEDPHNNFAPQAGTLTKVVFPGGPGVRVDTHVFSGAVVPPYYDSMIAKVIAFGASREAAIARMERALRETVVEGVSTTIGCCLEILATPEFREGRYDIGFLPKLLKQFGDPVVLTGASPAAPRRRRAKPVGSPTDT; encoded by the coding sequence ATTTTCAACAAGGTTCTCATCGCCAATCGCGGCGAGATCGCGCTGCGCATCAATCGTGCCTGCCAAGAACTGGGCGTGCGCACGGTGGCGATCTTCTCCGAAGCGGATCGTGAGTCGTTGCACGTGCGACAGGCCGACGAAGCCTTTTGCGTCGGTCCGGGTCCGGTGCAGCGCTCGTATCTCAACATTCCGAACATCATTTCGACCGCGCTGATCACCGGCTGCGATGCGATCCATCCCGGATACGGCTTTCTGGCTGAGAACGCGCGCTTCGCGCAGATCTGCGCCGACCACGGACTCACGTTCATCGGTCCCAAACCCGACGTCGTCGCGGCGATGGGTGACAAGGCGACGGCCAAACGCGTCATGCGCGAGGCCGGCATCGCGACGACGCCGGGCACGGACATTCTCGAGACGCTCGACGATGCGCTTTCGGCGGCGCAGGAGATCGGTTATCCCGTACTGCTCAAGGCAACGGCGGGCGGCGGCGGCAAGGGGATGCGCGCGGTGGAGAGCGCCGGCGAGATGGAGCGTGCGCTCGCGAGCGCGACTGCCGAGGCCGAGGCGAGTTTCAAAGACGGCCGCGTCTACTTGGAAAAGCTCATCCTCGATCCGCGTCACATCGAGGTCCAGGTTCTGGGCGATGAATTCGGATCGGTCGTCCATTTGGGCGAACGCGATTGCTCGGTGCAAAAGCCGTCGCATCAAAAGTTGATCGAAGAGTCGCCGACTCCGCACCTCTCGGATGCGGCGCGCAGTTCGCTGCTCGAGATGGCCGTTCGCGCCTGCAAACACGTTCAATACAGCAATGCAGGCACGCTCGAGTTTCTCGTCAGCGGCGATGACGTGTACTTCATGGAGATGAACACGCGCATCCAAGTCGAGCATCCGGTAACCGAGATGGTTTATAGCGTCGATTTGGTCAAAGAACAGATTCGCATCGCTGCCGGGGAGCCGCTTGGTTACGCGCAGCACGATCTGGCCCTACGGGGCCATGCGATCGAGTGCCGTATCAACGCCGAAGATCCGCACAACAACTTCGCGCCGCAGGCCGGTACGCTGACCAAGGTCGTTTTCCCGGGCGGCCCGGGCGTGCGCGTCGACACGCACGTGTTCTCGGGTGCGGTCGTGCCGCCGTACTACGACTCGATGATCGCCAAAGTGATCGCGTTCGGCGCTTCGCGCGAAGCGGCGATCGCGCGCATGGAACGCGCCCTGCGCGAGACCGTCGTCGAGGGCGTCAGCACGACGATCGGCTGCTGCCTCGAGATCTTGGCGACGCCGGAGTTTCGCGAGGGACGCTACGACATCGGCTTCCTCCCCAAATTGCTTAAGCAATTTGGGGACCCCGTTGTTTTAACCGGCGCTTCGCCTGCGGCTCCGCGCCGTCGACGGGCAAAGCCCGTCGGGTCTCCCACCGACACCTGA
- the xseB gene encoding exodeoxyribonuclease VII small subunit, translated as MSRSPDESPGSFEEKLERIDTIVRELESGTVTLDRAIELFKEGKALAAQCEALLKSSQAQIDAAMGPSTGSD; from the coding sequence ATGAGTAGGAGTCCTGACGAATCTCCGGGATCGTTCGAAGAGAAGCTCGAGCGGATCGATACGATCGTGCGCGAGCTGGAATCCGGTACGGTCACGCTCGACCGCGCGATCGAGCTATTCAAGGAGGGCAAGGCGCTCGCGGCGCAGTGCGAAGCACTGCTCAAGAGTTCGCAGGCCCAGATCGATGCCGCAATGGGTCCGTCGACCGGCTCCGATTGA
- a CDS encoding PBP1A family penicillin-binding protein has translation MLSRKKRRKRKARTGPPPNWLRGTLIALLLVVLFGAGLVAGIVAAYSRNLPDISRLADYQPESSTRIFARDGTLLASVYKENRIYVPLSHIPLIMQEAVIANEDHNFYYHHGVDFGGIVRAAFADLTHQEFQGASTITQQLARKLFLNDEVSISRKIQEALLAMEIERYYTKDEILERYLNIVYLGSGAYGVDAAAHTYFGESIEKVDLPQAAMIAGVIAAPSDYSPFVNFSLAKDRQQHVLQRMVESGYITQAQADQAANAPVALTKERAPGLQGYLYPYYTTYVIARLERLFGKQAVEEGGLQVYTALDPRMQRVAQASIDWGLARAKAMGVHAGEAALVSIRPSTGEIVAMVGGKGFSLDNQFNRAWQARRQPGSSFKLYVYTAAIDSGLPANTVIDDSPVSYPMGDGTMWSPRDDDDSYMGPVTLRVGLELSRNIVAVKLADRVGLDKIIQYAQRMGVTSPLAPNLSLALGSSGVTVLDQATGYATIADQGIHIDPSAIRLVKDSLGNVVLDDQYPQATEVVSAGTAFIITSMLEDVINHGTGYPNAIIGRPAAGKTGTTSDFRDAWFVGFTPDLVTAVWMGNDDYSRMNEAYGGGIPASIWARYMKTVLAGVPKHDFTMPADQVVRVASCSGGSEYYLIGTQPSSGGCGTVETAQDPTATPLPTIAPGTVAPGGTQPPNSVGDGTHYVPLGSPSPAPSARP, from the coding sequence ATGCTATCGCGAAAGAAACGACGTAAACGTAAGGCTCGAACGGGTCCGCCGCCGAACTGGCTGCGCGGAACGCTGATCGCGCTGCTCCTGGTCGTGCTGTTCGGCGCGGGCCTGGTTGCCGGTATCGTCGCCGCCTATTCGCGCAACCTGCCCGACATCAGCCGCCTGGCCGACTACCAACCCGAGAGTTCGACGCGCATCTTCGCGCGTGACGGCACGCTCCTCGCTTCGGTTTACAAAGAAAACCGTATCTACGTACCGCTTTCACATATCCCGCTCATCATGCAAGAGGCGGTGATCGCAAACGAAGATCACAATTTCTACTACCACCACGGCGTCGATTTCGGCGGCATCGTGCGAGCCGCGTTTGCCGACCTCACCCATCAAGAGTTCCAAGGCGCCTCGACGATCACCCAACAGCTCGCACGCAAGCTCTTTCTGAACGATGAAGTCTCGATTTCGCGCAAGATTCAAGAGGCGCTGCTCGCGATGGAGATCGAGCGTTACTATACGAAGGACGAGATCCTCGAACGCTACCTGAACATCGTCTACCTCGGCTCGGGGGCCTATGGCGTCGATGCGGCAGCGCACACCTATTTCGGCGAGAGTATCGAGAAGGTCGATCTTCCGCAGGCGGCGATGATTGCGGGCGTGATCGCCGCGCCGTCGGACTACTCGCCCTTCGTGAATTTTTCACTGGCCAAGGACCGGCAGCAGCACGTGCTCCAGCGCATGGTCGAGAGCGGGTACATCACGCAAGCCCAGGCCGACCAAGCCGCGAACGCTCCGGTGGCGCTGACCAAAGAGCGTGCGCCCGGCTTACAAGGCTATCTCTATCCGTACTACACCACCTATGTGATCGCGCGGCTCGAGCGCCTCTTCGGGAAGCAGGCGGTAGAAGAAGGCGGATTACAGGTCTACACCGCGCTCGATCCGCGCATGCAGCGGGTCGCGCAAGCTTCGATCGACTGGGGGCTCGCGCGCGCGAAGGCGATGGGCGTTCACGCGGGCGAAGCCGCCTTGGTCTCGATCCGTCCTTCGACCGGCGAGATCGTGGCCATGGTCGGGGGTAAGGGTTTCTCGCTCGACAATCAGTTCAATCGGGCTTGGCAAGCACGCCGTCAACCCGGGTCGTCGTTCAAGCTCTACGTCTATACCGCCGCAATCGATTCGGGACTTCCCGCCAACACCGTGATCGACGATTCGCCGGTGAGCTATCCGATGGGCGACGGCACGATGTGGTCGCCGAGGGACGATGACGACAGCTACATGGGCCCGGTCACGCTGCGCGTCGGGCTCGAACTCTCGCGCAACATCGTCGCGGTGAAACTCGCCGATCGCGTCGGACTCGATAAGATCATTCAATATGCGCAGCGCATGGGCGTCACCTCGCCGCTTGCGCCCAATCTCTCGCTTGCGCTCGGATCGTCCGGCGTCACCGTGCTCGACCAGGCGACGGGATACGCGACGATCGCGGATCAAGGGATTCACATCGACCCCTCGGCGATTCGGCTGGTGAAGGACTCGCTCGGCAACGTCGTGCTCGACGATCAGTATCCGCAGGCGACTGAGGTTGTCAGCGCGGGGACCGCGTTTATCATCACATCCATGCTCGAGGACGTCATCAACCACGGCACCGGCTACCCGAACGCGATCATCGGCCGTCCGGCGGCTGGAAAGACCGGGACGACGTCGGACTTTCGCGATGCGTGGTTCGTCGGATTCACGCCCGACCTGGTTACCGCGGTCTGGATGGGCAACGACGATTATTCACGCATGAACGAGGCCTACGGCGGCGGAATTCCGGCCTCGATATGGGCGCGCTACATGAAAACCGTGCTCGCCGGTGTGCCCAAACACGATTTCACGATGCCGGCCGATCAAGTCGTGCGCGTTGCTTCGTGTTCAGGCGGGTCGGAATATTATCTGATCGGAACGCAGCCCAGTTCCGGCGGGTGCGGAACGGTGGAAACCGCGCAGGATCCGACGGCAACGCCGCTGCCGACGATTGCACCGGGTACGGTTGCACCGGGCGGGACGCAGCCTCCCAATAGCGTCGGCGACGGAACCCACTACGTGCCGCTGGGCTCGCCTTCACCGGCACCGAGCGCGAGGCCGTGA
- the xseA gene encoding exodeoxyribonuclease VII large subunit produces MISLAPGTVIRTVSEFTNGLARWFTNQSAFQGAAISGEISGLKEVTGGHLAFVLKDSAAVLNCIVWQSKVTRLPPLQNGDAAIAVGSVRLRPEQSSYQMIVDTVHLTGVGELYARFNALKEKFRLEGLFDPKRKRQIPRYARRIALISAPSSKASDDFLSTIQTQVPFVEVEFLPTRVQGAGAEVDIREAFDRAEKLEVDAIVLTRGGGTYEDLFTFNEEVVVRAIARSRHPVITAIGHQTDHHLADDAADATYGTPSKAAEAIAAPWIATRERIAGAIRNLRRAAEDALGRRGQRLALVRSQLEGAMRQRAGNAERTLAALERRLSFQNPAARLSQRAQRFAALRTRLPGAWERYASRRANRLQLAVTHLEALDPQAPLARGYALIFRDGVLVRSAADVRAGDAISAQLGRGTLDASVEAVRDE; encoded by the coding sequence GTGATCTCGCTCGCGCCGGGAACCGTGATTCGCACGGTCAGCGAATTCACCAACGGTCTCGCGCGCTGGTTCACCAATCAGAGTGCATTTCAGGGCGCGGCGATCAGCGGCGAGATCTCGGGATTGAAAGAAGTGACGGGCGGGCATCTCGCCTTCGTGCTAAAGGACAGCGCAGCCGTGTTGAATTGCATCGTGTGGCAAAGCAAGGTCACGCGCCTGCCGCCGCTGCAAAACGGTGACGCCGCGATCGCGGTCGGAAGCGTACGTCTGCGCCCCGAGCAGAGTTCATATCAGATGATCGTGGATACCGTGCATCTCACCGGCGTCGGCGAACTCTACGCGCGCTTCAACGCGCTCAAGGAAAAATTCCGGCTCGAGGGACTCTTCGACCCAAAGCGCAAACGGCAAATCCCTCGATACGCGCGCCGCATAGCGCTGATCTCTGCGCCCTCGAGCAAGGCATCGGATGACTTTCTCTCGACGATTCAAACACAGGTCCCTTTCGTCGAGGTCGAGTTTCTGCCGACGCGCGTACAGGGCGCCGGCGCCGAAGTCGACATTCGCGAAGCATTCGACCGTGCCGAGAAACTCGAAGTCGACGCGATCGTCCTGACGCGCGGCGGCGGCACATACGAAGACTTGTTCACCTTCAACGAAGAGGTCGTGGTGCGCGCGATCGCGCGTTCACGCCATCCGGTGATCACGGCGATCGGGCATCAAACCGACCATCACCTCGCCGACGACGCCGCCGATGCCACGTACGGGACGCCCTCGAAGGCGGCGGAAGCGATTGCCGCGCCGTGGATCGCGACGCGCGAGCGCATCGCCGGCGCAATTCGCAACTTGCGGCGTGCCGCCGAAGATGCACTGGGTCGCCGCGGCCAACGCCTCGCACTGGTGCGCTCGCAGCTGGAAGGCGCGATGCGGCAGCGCGCGGGGAACGCGGAACGCACGTTGGCCGCACTCGAGCGCCGCCTCTCCTTCCAAAACCCGGCGGCACGGCTCTCGCAGCGCGCACAGCGTTTTGCGGCTCTGCGCACGCGGCTTCCGGGCGCATGGGAACGGTACGCGAGCCGGCGTGCGAACCGGCTGCAGCTGGCGGTAACGCACCTGGAGGCGCTCGATCCGCAAGCGCCGCTCGCGCGCGGGTATGCATTGATCTTCCGCGACGGCGTGCTGGTGCGTTCGGCCGCCGACGTGCGTGCCGGCGATGCGATTTCCGCCCAGCTTGGTCGCGGAACGCTCGACGCGAGCGTCGAAGCGGTGCGTGATGAGTAG
- the ligD gene encoding non-homologous end-joining DNA ligase, which yields MTIPRDRDDAVVAAGGKRVTLTNLRKVFFPAIGATKGDLLQYYADVSAVLLPHVAERAMVMKRYPNGAQGDFFFMKRVPQPHPEWLETCRVHHRSGNVIDFPMANDPASLLWIVNLGCIDLNQWYATCDDIDRPSYVHFDLDPGTAAFSSVRETALLVRDGLSALGMPAYAKTSGSKGIHVYVPIVRGPVQKAVWSFAKEFAVAIARHEPALTTAEYRKEKRPPGRVLVDYNQNRWGSTLASVYSVRPTPHASVSTPVEWDEIESGIEIDDFRIDNVRERIAKLGDLWKPLVAKRGRFDLTPLLH from the coding sequence ATGACGATTCCGCGCGACCGCGACGACGCCGTGGTCGCGGCAGGCGGCAAGCGCGTCACCTTGACGAATCTGCGCAAGGTCTTTTTCCCGGCCATCGGCGCGACCAAGGGCGATCTCTTGCAATACTACGCCGACGTGTCCGCCGTGTTGTTGCCGCACGTGGCGGAGCGCGCGATGGTCATGAAACGCTATCCTAACGGCGCACAGGGCGACTTCTTTTTCATGAAGCGCGTCCCGCAACCGCACCCCGAGTGGTTGGAAACCTGCCGCGTCCACCACCGCTCCGGTAACGTGATCGATTTTCCGATGGCGAACGATCCGGCTTCGCTGCTGTGGATCGTGAATCTCGGTTGCATCGACCTCAATCAGTGGTACGCGACCTGCGATGACATCGATCGTCCCAGCTACGTTCATTTCGATCTCGATCCCGGTACTGCGGCGTTTTCGAGCGTGCGTGAAACCGCGCTTCTGGTTCGCGATGGTCTCTCGGCTCTGGGGATGCCCGCGTACGCCAAGACGTCGGGATCGAAGGGAATCCACGTCTACGTCCCGATCGTGCGCGGACCGGTGCAAAAGGCGGTGTGGAGCTTTGCCAAAGAGTTCGCGGTCGCGATCGCGCGCCACGAGCCGGCGCTGACGACCGCCGAGTATCGCAAGGAGAAGCGGCCGCCCGGTCGCGTGTTGGTCGATTACAATCAGAACCGTTGGGGCTCGACGCTCGCTTCCGTCTATTCCGTGCGCCCTACGCCGCACGCGAGCGTATCGACCCCGGTCGAGTGGGACGAGATCGAATCCGGTATCGAGATCGACGACTTTCGGATCGATAACGTTCGCGAGCGAATCGCGAAGCTCGGCGATTTATGGAAACCGCTCGTTGCTAAACGCGGGCGCTTCGATCTGACGCCGCTGTTGCATTAG